From the Acaryochloris thomasi RCC1774 genome, one window contains:
- a CDS encoding ISAzo13-like element transposase-related protein, whose translation FEAVEVVKELMATAKTKTGLKVFTTVLDKVYQTGRKVTEEFKESMEIVFDAYLPKWNYTAKPQAA comes from the coding sequence TTTTGAGGCGGTGGAAGTTGTGAAAGAGTTGATGGCCACAGCCAAGACTAAAACGGGTCTGAAGGTCTTTACGACGGTGTTAGACAAGGTCTACCAAACGGGTCGAAAAGTCACCGAGGAGTTTAAGGAATCAATGGAAATTGTTTTTGATGCTTACTTGCCAAAATGGAACTATACTGCCAAACCTCA